The DNA segment AGCCGTGACAGCAATAACAGTAATTTTCTTTGGCTGTACCTCAATAAAACCACCCGTTACAGCTAAAGTTTTTTCACCATCATCAGTTAAAATACGAAAAAACTCCGTTGTTAAGCTTGCTATTAGCGGTGCATGATTCGGTAAAATACCAATTTCGCCACCAGTGCTACGCGCTATAACCATGTTAACATCATCACTGAAAACAGTTTTTTCAGGAGAAACAACTTCCAACTTTATTTTGTGAGCCAATTGTTACTCCCCCTTTGTTTTGCGGGCCTGTTCAATTACTTCATCAATTGTTCCTACCATGTAGAAAGCAGATTCCGGTAAATCATCATGTTTACCATCTAATATTTCTTTAAAGCCTCTAATCGTTTCTTTTAACGGTACATATTTACCAGGAGTACCAGTAAATACTTCCGCTACGAAGAACGGTTGGCTTAAAAATCTTTGAATTTTACGTGCTCTTGATACCATTAATTTATCATCATCAGATAATTCTTCCATCCCTAAGATAGCAATGATATCTTGTAACTCTTTATAGCGTTGCAATACTTCCTGCACACCACGAGCAACTTTATAATGTTCTTCGCCAATAGTATTAGGATCAACAATCCGTGAAGTAGAATCAAGTGGATCTACGGCTGGATAAATACCAAGCTCGGCAATTTGTCTGGATAAAACTGTTGTTGCATCCAAATGAGCAAAAGTCGCTGCCGGAGCTGGGTCAGTTAAATCATCGGCTGGTACATAAACTGCTTGTACTGACGTGATTGAACCCTTTTTAGTTGAGGTAATACGTTCTTGTAACGCACCAACGTCTGTTGTTAATGTTGGCTGATACCCTACTGCTGAAGGCATCCGACCAAGTAAAGCCGAAACCTCCGAGCCAGCTTGAATGAAACGGAAGATATTATCAATGAATAACAATA comes from the Negativicutes bacterium genome and includes:
- a CDS encoding F0F1 ATP synthase subunit epsilon; this encodes MAHKIKLEVVSPEKTVFSDDVNMVIARSTGGEIGILPNHAPLIASLTTEFFRILTDDGEKTLAVTGGFIEVQPKKITVIAVTAETPEEIDVDRAQKALERAKERLAQKKQEIDELRAQAALKRAILRLTLAERYRHR